AAAAGCTATGGATGTAGTTCCAAGTGATGAGGATGTTGAAAAAGTTCAAAAAGCTATAAAGAGTTTAAAATCAGAAGATGAAATATACTCATAAAATTATATTATAAAGTTAAATTTTAAATATAAAACTATAAAAAATGGTGTAGCGTAGTCTATGCCATTTTTTATAGAAAATATCTAAAATATCTATTGTTTATATGGAAATATATAAGGACTATAAAATATATAAGTGTAGCCTTTTTATTAGTAGTATAATAATATACAATTATTTACGTAAGATTACTATAACAAAAATATGTTAAGATACAATTATTAGGAGGATTCTATGAGCATAAAGAATGTACATCACATTTGTATTCAAACGGAAAAATATAAGCAGTCTTTGGAGTTTTATACAAAGATTTTAGGATTTGAGATTATAAAAGAAACACCTAATTTTCATACAAGGGATTTTAATACTTGGTTAAAATTACATAATTTTATGATTGAACTTCAAACTTCTAAAAAGGATGATAAATTAAGAGAATGGAGTTCTAAAAGTGAAGGTATAGTACATATGTGTTTTTTAGTAGAGGATGTACATAAAGAGTTTAAAAGAATAAAAAATTTAGGATATACAAATTTTAAAATAAAAAATGGTAAGGAAATATATAAAGTAGAAAATGGACATTTATTTAAAATAAAAGCACCAGAGGGAACTGAAATAGAAATAAGAGATAGTGAAGATTTATAAATAATATTCTATCAATAGGGAAAAATATATACTGATTAAAGATAGAAGGGAGTATATATATGCCTAAAGATAGCCAACCAGATAATAAAAAAGCAAGAATGGAAAAATGTAATTATCAAATTCCTATAACTAGTGAAGAAGCTAAAAATCATAACAGAACTTCTAAAAGACATTCTGTAAAAAGAGAAGGGTTTCAAAGCGATTCTAGAAATTAATATAATTTAAATAAAGTACTCTGTTTAACAAAATATATAAACAGAGTACTTTTATATAATTTTATACTAGCATAATATCCTCATATGAAATAGTACCTAAAGGACTTATTTTAAGACCTCTTACATTTTCTTGGGAAGTGTATGCAACTTCAGGAGTTATTAAGTATATCCAAGGATAATCTTTTAGTATACACTTTTCTACTTCCATATAGGCATTTAATTTTTTGCTTGGGTTTATTATGGCCTTTGCATTTGTTACTAAATCGTCTAATTCAGAATTATAATAATTGCCCAGGTTATATTGAGCATCAGGAGATAAAAGTGCCTTTATATAACCATCAAGATTAGGTGTGTCTAGTGCCCATCCACTTATAAACAAGTCATATTTTTTTATAGTATCGCTATTATAGAAATTAAAATATTCTTCTTCATAAATCTTAACATTAAGACCAATATCCTTAAGATCCTCTGCAATTAGATCTGCTAAACTTTTAAAAGAGTTTACACAAACTATCTTGAACTCTCTGTTAGAATTTAGACAGTTAAATTTTTTAAGAGTGTTTTTTGCAAAGCTAGGATCATATGATATAGAACTTAAATTAGAATCTAGTACACCTTCAGGAAAAGGTCCTCTGCATTCTACAGCAAGATTA
The nucleotide sequence above comes from Hathewaya histolytica. Encoded proteins:
- a CDS encoding VOC family protein, yielding MSIKNVHHICIQTEKYKQSLEFYTKILGFEIIKETPNFHTRDFNTWLKLHNFMIELQTSKKDDKLREWSSKSEGIVHMCFLVEDVHKEFKRIKNLGYTNFKIKNGKEIYKVENGHLFKIKAPEGTEIEIRDSEDL